The Geminocystis sp. M7585_C2015_104 genome includes a window with the following:
- a CDS encoding DUF4351 domain-containing protein, with protein RLLEKRFGTLPQQLLNRLQRLEREQLESLGESLFDFSQLSQVEDWLREKGIM; from the coding sequence CGGTTGTTAGAAAAACGGTTTGGCACCCTCCCTCAACAGTTGTTAAACAGGTTGCAGCGACTGGAAAGAGAACAATTAGAGAGTCTGGGGGAAAGCCTGTTTGATTTCAGCCAATTGTCTCAAGTAGAAGACTGGTTGCGGGAAAAGGGCATCATGTAG